A portion of the Pseudarthrobacter defluvii genome contains these proteins:
- a CDS encoding SURF1 family protein produces the protein MWKTALKPRWIAGFIFAIVISGVFVLLSQWQFGRSTQPEVPVNPASEQVQPLTNTLQPGEFFHGSVADQMVTAQGTYSPDKQVLVPGRLHDGKSGYWVVSAFAVNGAPTLTGAGASPQTWIPVARGWVAQPGDAAAPPSGVVELTGRLLPSEAPVAGKAPKPGEASAVSVAELINYWDVSSYPGFVSATAEVVGGQDLSASAVPGKLLPLNIGPQPPEQHINWLNLFYSIEWVVFAGFAFFIWWRLVKDDYHRDLEEALEDDDEAPAGGLHETPPLPHGPEQQQPDQHQQKVQP, from the coding sequence GTGTGGAAAACAGCCCTTAAGCCCCGATGGATCGCAGGCTTTATCTTCGCGATCGTTATCTCCGGGGTCTTCGTGCTGCTGAGCCAGTGGCAGTTCGGCCGCTCCACCCAGCCCGAAGTGCCGGTCAACCCGGCTTCCGAACAGGTCCAACCGCTCACAAACACCCTGCAGCCAGGGGAGTTCTTCCACGGCAGCGTCGCAGACCAGATGGTCACGGCACAGGGAACGTACAGCCCCGACAAGCAGGTCCTGGTTCCGGGCAGGCTCCACGACGGCAAAAGCGGCTACTGGGTAGTGTCCGCCTTCGCCGTCAACGGAGCCCCCACCCTGACCGGCGCGGGCGCATCTCCCCAGACCTGGATCCCGGTGGCACGCGGGTGGGTGGCCCAACCCGGGGACGCGGCAGCACCGCCGTCGGGCGTTGTTGAACTCACCGGGCGCCTCCTGCCATCGGAGGCACCGGTGGCAGGGAAGGCACCGAAACCGGGGGAGGCCTCGGCTGTTTCCGTCGCCGAACTCATCAACTACTGGGACGTGAGCAGCTACCCGGGCTTTGTGTCCGCCACCGCAGAGGTGGTGGGCGGCCAGGACCTCAGCGCCTCAGCCGTCCCTGGAAAACTCCTGCCCCTGAACATCGGGCCACAGCCCCCTGAACAGCACATCAACTGGCTGAACCTGTTCTACTCCATCGAATGGGTCGTCTTCGCCGGCTTCGCCTTCTTCATCTGGTGGCGCCTGGTCAAGGACGACTACCACCGCGACCTTGAGGAAGCCCTTGAGGACGACGATGAAGCCCCCGCAGGCGGGCTCCACGAAACACCGCCTCTTCCACACGGGCCTGAACAGCAGCAGCCTGACCAGCACCAGCAGAAGGTACAGCCATGA
- a CDS encoding PTS sugar transporter subunit IIA, with translation MAEPLDPYDAHLTTADMVILEMEAKDKTDATNQLAERLYAAGRISDLDGFLTNVNAREHQLATGLPGGIGLPHARSEFVSQTSIAVGIAKYGHALDFGAADGPATVILLIATPASSFSDHLEVLATLARSLSKESFRESLRRAYDAEVIAELINSSLVFFDH, from the coding sequence TTGGCGGAACCACTGGACCCGTATGACGCCCACCTGACCACCGCCGACATGGTGATCCTGGAAATGGAGGCGAAGGACAAGACCGACGCCACCAACCAACTGGCAGAGCGGCTGTACGCCGCCGGGCGGATCTCGGATCTTGACGGGTTCCTGACGAATGTCAATGCCCGGGAGCACCAGCTGGCGACGGGGCTCCCGGGCGGCATCGGATTGCCGCATGCCCGCAGCGAATTCGTCTCCCAAACCTCCATCGCGGTGGGCATTGCCAAATACGGCCATGCGCTGGACTTTGGTGCCGCGGACGGTCCCGCCACGGTCATCCTGCTGATTGCCACGCCAGCCAGCTCCTTCTCGGACCACTTGGAAGTGTTGGCCACCTTGGCCCGGTCGCTCTCCAAGGAATCATTCCGGGAGTCGCTGCGGCGGGCCTATGACGCCGAAGTGATTGCCGAACTCATCAATTCCAGCCTGGTGTTCTTCGACCACTAG
- a CDS encoding glycerol-3-phosphate dehydrogenase/oxidase, with the protein MKSVPANGGVLGPEAREASIQRLRATTEPGQELDILIVGGGIVGTGAALDAVTRGLSVGIVEASDWAAGTSSRSSKLIHGGLRYLEMLDFALVKEALQERGLLLSEIAPHLARPVPFLYPLTKPFIERPYVGAGIALYDAMSVSAGHSRGVPFHKHLSRRGTLRAAPSLKDDAFVGSIRYYDGQVDDAKYCANLVRTAAYYGAHAVNQMKVVDFLREGERVVGAKVENREDGTQFSIRAKQVINATGVWTDETQAMVTDRGQLRVRASKGIHLVVPRDRFQSTVGLILRTEKSVLFVIPWGRHWIIGTTDTDWHLDKAHPAASSKDIDYVLEHVNQVLKRPLTREDVEGVYAGLRPLLAGENDSTAKLSREHVVAHPVPGLVVVAGGKWTTYRVMAKDAVDEATRTMDERVPPSCTETIPLLGASGFRAAWNRRNRTAEESGVHVARIEHLLNRYGSMTPEVLEIIGQNPELAEPIPGADDYLQAEAVYAATHEGARHVQDVLTRRTRISIEAWDRGVSAAPVVAKLMGDVLGWSEAQRENEVRHYLARVEAERLSQQQPDDESADAARLGAEDIVPLR; encoded by the coding sequence ATGAAGAGTGTTCCTGCAAACGGCGGGGTCCTTGGCCCCGAAGCCAGGGAAGCATCCATCCAGCGGCTGCGCGCCACCACGGAACCCGGCCAGGAACTGGACATCCTGATTGTCGGCGGCGGCATCGTCGGCACAGGAGCCGCCCTTGACGCCGTGACCCGGGGGTTGAGCGTCGGCATCGTCGAGGCCAGCGACTGGGCTGCGGGAACGTCCTCCCGGTCGTCAAAACTCATCCACGGCGGCCTGCGCTACCTGGAAATGCTGGACTTTGCCCTGGTCAAGGAAGCCCTGCAGGAACGCGGGCTGCTCCTCTCCGAGATTGCACCCCACCTGGCCCGGCCGGTGCCGTTCCTGTATCCGCTGACCAAACCCTTCATCGAGCGGCCCTATGTTGGTGCCGGCATCGCCCTCTATGACGCCATGTCAGTCTCCGCCGGCCACAGCCGCGGCGTCCCGTTCCACAAGCACCTGAGCCGCCGCGGCACCCTGCGCGCCGCGCCCAGCCTGAAGGACGACGCCTTCGTCGGGTCCATCCGGTACTACGACGGGCAGGTGGACGATGCCAAATACTGCGCCAACCTGGTCCGTACCGCTGCCTACTATGGCGCCCATGCCGTGAACCAGATGAAGGTGGTGGACTTCCTCCGGGAAGGCGAACGGGTAGTCGGTGCCAAGGTGGAAAACCGCGAAGATGGGACCCAGTTCAGCATCCGCGCCAAGCAGGTCATCAACGCCACTGGCGTATGGACCGACGAGACCCAGGCCATGGTGACCGACCGCGGCCAGTTGCGCGTCCGTGCCTCCAAGGGCATCCACCTTGTGGTTCCGCGGGACCGCTTCCAGTCCACCGTGGGGCTGATCCTGCGCACCGAGAAGTCCGTGCTGTTCGTCATCCCGTGGGGGCGGCACTGGATCATCGGGACCACCGACACCGACTGGCACCTGGACAAGGCCCACCCCGCCGCTTCCAGCAAGGACATTGACTACGTCCTGGAACACGTGAACCAAGTGCTGAAGCGGCCACTGACCAGGGAAGACGTTGAAGGGGTCTACGCAGGGCTGCGGCCGCTGCTTGCCGGCGAAAACGACTCCACCGCCAAGCTCTCCCGCGAGCACGTGGTGGCGCATCCGGTCCCCGGACTGGTGGTGGTGGCGGGCGGCAAGTGGACCACTTACCGGGTCATGGCCAAGGATGCCGTCGACGAGGCCACCCGCACCATGGACGAGCGGGTGCCGCCCAGCTGCACCGAGACCATCCCGCTGCTGGGTGCCAGCGGTTTCCGGGCTGCCTGGAACCGCCGGAACCGTACCGCCGAGGAATCCGGGGTCCACGTGGCGCGGATCGAGCACCTGCTCAACCGGTATGGGTCCATGACGCCCGAAGTCCTGGAAATCATCGGGCAGAATCCTGAGCTGGCTGAGCCCATCCCCGGAGCAGACGACTACCTGCAGGCGGAAGCTGTCTACGCCGCCACCCACGAAGGTGCCCGCCACGTGCAGGACGTCCTGACCCGGCGGACACGGATCTCCATCGAGGCCTGGGACCGCGGCGTATCCGCCGCCCCCGTTGTCGCTAAACTGATGGGTGACGTCCTTGGCTGGAGCGAGGCGCAGCGCGAAAACGAAGTCCGCCACTACCTTGCCCGCGTGGAAGCGGAACGCCTTAGCCAGCAACAGCCGGACGACGAATCCGCAGACGCCGCCCGCCTGGGCGCGGAAGACATCGTGCCCTTGCGTTGA
- a CDS encoding GuaB3 family IMP dehydrogenase-related protein, translating into MTYEIEIGRGKRGRRAYSLDDIAIVPNRRTRDPKDVSVSWQIDAYQFDMPVIAAPMDSAMSPQTAIALGKLGGLGVLDLEGLWTRYEDPQSVLDEIAALEDETNSPAVTGRMQELYQAPIQPELITSRLAEIREAGVTVAGSLTPQRTQEHYKTVLAAGVDIFVIRGTTVSAEHVSKDHEPLNLKQFIYELDVPVIVGGAAGYTPALHLMRTGAAGVLVGFGGGATTTTRRALGIHSPMASAISDVAAARRDYMDESGGRYVHVIADGGMGTSGDIVKAIAMGADAVMLGSALARAEEAPGKGWHWGQEAHHTELPRGDRANVGTVGPLEEVLFGPGHHTNGTSNLIGALRRSMATTGYSDLKEFQRVDVVVSPYEGN; encoded by the coding sequence GTGACTTATGAGATCGAGATCGGCCGTGGCAAGCGTGGGCGTCGTGCCTACTCCCTGGATGACATTGCAATCGTCCCCAACCGTCGCACCCGCGACCCCAAGGACGTCTCCGTCTCCTGGCAGATCGACGCCTACCAGTTCGACATGCCGGTAATTGCCGCCCCAATGGACTCAGCCATGTCCCCGCAGACCGCCATCGCGCTGGGCAAGCTCGGCGGGCTCGGCGTGCTGGACCTGGAAGGCCTCTGGACCCGGTACGAGGATCCGCAGTCGGTTCTCGATGAGATTGCGGCGCTGGAGGACGAGACCAACAGCCCCGCCGTCACCGGTCGGATGCAGGAGCTGTACCAGGCGCCCATCCAGCCCGAACTCATCACGTCCCGGCTGGCCGAAATCCGGGAAGCCGGCGTCACCGTGGCCGGGTCCCTGACCCCGCAGCGCACCCAGGAGCACTACAAGACCGTCCTGGCCGCCGGTGTCGACATCTTCGTCATCCGCGGCACCACCGTTTCCGCCGAGCACGTCTCCAAGGACCACGAACCGCTGAACCTGAAGCAGTTCATCTACGAACTCGACGTCCCCGTCATCGTCGGCGGTGCTGCCGGCTACACCCCGGCGCTGCACCTCATGCGCACCGGCGCTGCCGGCGTACTGGTGGGCTTCGGCGGCGGCGCAACCACCACCACGCGGCGCGCGCTGGGCATCCACTCGCCCATGGCCTCAGCCATCTCCGACGTCGCGGCCGCCCGCCGGGACTACATGGACGAGTCCGGTGGCCGCTACGTGCACGTAATTGCCGACGGCGGCATGGGCACCTCGGGCGACATCGTCAAGGCAATCGCCATGGGCGCCGACGCCGTCATGCTGGGCAGTGCCCTGGCCAGGGCAGAAGAAGCGCCGGGCAAGGGCTGGCACTGGGGCCAGGAAGCCCACCACACCGAACTGCCGCGCGGGGACCGCGCCAACGTCGGCACTGTGGGTCCGCTGGAGGAGGTCCTCTTCGGACCCGGCCACCACACCAACGGAACGTCCAACCTCATCGGGGCCCTGCGGCGCTCCATGGCGACCACCGGCTATTCGGACCTGAAGGAATTCCAGCGGGTCGACGTCGTCGTATCTCCCTACGAAGGAAACTAA